CCTCCTGTCCACCCCCCACATGAGCGGGCGTGAGCAGGCGTACGTGGCCGACGCCTTCGCCACCAACTGGATCGCCCCTCTTGGCCCCCACGTGGACGCCTTCGAGGCCGAGTTCGCCCGCACCGTGGGCTCCCGCCACGCGGCCGCGCTCAGCTCGGGGACGGCGGCGCTGCACCTGGCGCTGCAGCTGGCCGGGGTGGGGCCGGGGGACGAGGTGCTGGTGAGCTCGCTGACTTTTTCGGCCAGCGTGAACCCCATCGTGTACCTGGGCGCGCGCCCGGCGTTCATCGACAGCGAGGCGCGGTCGTGGAACATGGACCCGGCCCTGCTGGCGCAGGCGCTGGAAGACCGCGCCCGCGCCGGGCGGCTCCCCGCGGCAGTGGTGGTGGTGCACCTGTACGGGCAGAGCGCCGACCTGCACCCCATCGTCGACGCCTGCGCGCGCCACGGGGTGCCGCTGGTGGAAGACGCCGCCGAGGCGCTGGGCGCCACCTACCACGGGCGGGCGCCGGGCACCTTCGGGCAGTCGGGGATCTTTTCGTTCAACGGCAACAAGGTGATCACCACCTCGGGCGGCGGCATGCTGGTGTCCGACGACGACGCCCTGGTGGCCCACGC
The sequence above is a segment of the Longimicrobium sp. genome. Coding sequences within it:
- a CDS encoding DegT/DnrJ/EryC1/StrS family aminotransferase, with the protein product LLSTPHMSGREQAYVADAFATNWIAPLGPHVDAFEAEFARTVGSRHAAALSSGTAALHLALQLAGVGPGDEVLVSSLTFSASVNPIVYLGARPAFIDSEARSWNMDPALLAQALEDRARAGRLPAAVVVVHLYGQSADLHPIVDACARHGVPLVEDAAEALGATYHGRAPGTFGQSGIFSFNGNKVITTSGGGMLVSDDDALVAHARKLATQARDPAPHYEHSEIGYNYRLSNVLAAIGRAQLEVLEERVLARRAVFEFYRQALAGVPGLRWMPEASWGRHSRWLTCLTVDPAEFGADRESLRLALEAQNIEARPVWKPMHLQPVFAGLPAWGGDVARGLFEHGLCLPSGSNLPESDLERVAEVVRATAGGAAAARRQVA